TTATTAGTGATCCTTATTACACAGACTATTACCAATGGTATTTGAGAAATCCTAACTATCTAGATATGAATAAGATTTGGGAACAGCAAGCTAGTAGTTCTGCAGTCATGGCGATTATTGATACAGGCATAGATCTAAGCCATGAAGATTTGCAAGCTAATTTATGGATTAATCACAATGAAGTAGATAATAATGGTATTGACGACGATGGCAATGGTTATATTGATGATATTTATGGTTGGAATAGTTATAACGATACTAATGATATTAGAGATGATGTTGGTCATGGTACAGCAGTTTACTCAGTGGCTGCAGCTACAGCCAATAATAATCTTGGAATAGTTGGTATGGCTTGGACAGGTAAGGTGATGGTTATTAAAGCTAATTATCCTGGCAGCTCAACTTTTAATACCTCTTCAATTCTTAAAGCAATTGCGTATGCTAGTAGTTTCCCTGAAGTAAAGGTGATCAATCTAAGTCTTGGAGCCACTGTTTCTAATCAAGCCGAACAGGATGCAATTACTGACATTGTGGATCAAAATAAAATAGTGGTAGTAGCTTCAGTTGGTAATAACTCTGCTGATGCTATTCATTTTCCAGCTGGGTATAGTGGAGTCTTAGGTGCCAGTGCTTATAGTAAAACCGATTTTGCTTATTTTTCTAACTATGGTTTTGGGGTTGATTTAGCAGCTCCTGGTGATGATATTTATACTGCTAAGCCTAGTAATAGCTATGGGTTTAATGATGGGACTTCTTTTGCTTCACCCATGATTGGGGCATTGGGATTTTTATATGCCCAAAAACACCCTGATTATTCTGCCTTACAGATTGTAGAAATTCTAAAAAATTTTACTAAACCGCCTTTTGGTCAAAGCAATATTGCTCCAGAATGGTGGAATAGCCGTTGGGGTTATGGCCGGATAAGTAGTGATGGTTGGGAAAATAACTGCAATGGTGGTGAAAATATAAAAACTGAAGCCTTAATTAAATCATACGATTTGGAATTTGAGTTAGAAGATCAGTATCCACTCTACCCAGAAGGAGCTATTTCCAGCCTTCAAACTATTGCTATAAATGGGTGGGCAACTAGCAACAATTTAATAAATTACAAACTAGAGTGGGGTGAAGGTATTGAACCAATCTCTTGGTCAGACTCGGGTATTAGTTTAGTAAATAATGGTACTGGCGGAATTAGCAATGGTTTGTTGGGAGTGTTTGATTTGCGCCAAATTCCTGAAAGCGGAGTATATACTTTACGCTTAATAATAAATGGCGAGGCAGACTGTCTTGGAAATATTGTTGGTCAGGATAGAATAAAGTTGGTAATAGAAAAGCAATATAGTGTTTCTGGTAAAATCAAAAATTTATCTGGTGCTCCAATTAGGGTTCCTGTAGTTTTTTATACTGATTATGCTAATAAAATTTATGAAAAATTTGCCTGGAGCAATGAAGACACAGGCGAGTATGTAAATAATGAATTAAGTTCTGGAGTATATATAGTTGCTCCACATATTTTTGGAGAAGAAACATATGAACCAGAGTTTTGGTCAATAACTCTTGATAGTGCCAATACTCAATGGAAAGACATTAACTTTATCCAGCAAACTGGAACACCGCCTTCTCCGACCCCCACTTCTACGCCTACACCAACGCCTACACCAACGCCAGCACAAACTTGTACAGACTCGGACGGTGGCAAAGATTACCTTGTTAAAGGTACTGGTAGTGGTTGGAATACGGATACGGAATTTGTAGGATTTTACGATACGTGTTATCAAGATTATTGGGCTAATTTAGTAAGTAGTTGTACGGGTGATACATGTTATTTAGCTGAAAAATATTGTCAAGATCAGTATGTTAAAACTGAACTTTGGGTGCCGTGCGCGTATGGTTGTAGTGATGGAGCTTGTTTACCAGAACCAACGCCCACGCCTACTCCAGCTCCGACTTGTGCTGATACAGATGGCGGTTTGAATTATGCCCAAAAAGGGCATATTAGTGGAACTGGTTTGGGTTGTAATAATAGTGGTTGGGACGATTTTTGCTATGGTGATATTTTACAAGAGGCTCATTGTGGTTCTCTAAATCAGTGTTTCACAGATGCTTATACCTGTCCATATGGTTGCAGTGATGGTGCTTGCTTACCAGAGCCAACGCCTACCCCTACCCCAATCCCTAACTCAAAAGTTGTGATTTATGCCCAAGGTACTCAGGTGGACAATGTCTATCCCAGTATGGCTTTAGAAATAAAAGGAACAAGAGTGAAAACTTTTACTAATATTAGTAGTTACAAAGCTTATGAGTACCAACATAATGCTCCAATAACTGCCTCGGATATCACGCTTAGATTTTTAAATGATACTAGCACTTCTACCCAAGATCGGAATTTGCGAGTTGATAAAATTATTTTGGATGGTATGACTTATGAAACCGAGGATTATTCTACTTTTAGCGTGGGATCATGGTCGAGCTTTAATGGTTGTGGGCAAGGCTATAAACAAAGCGAGTGGCTCCATTGCAATGGCACCTTTAGCTTTGATAGTGATGCCAATAGCTCGATTTTACAAATCTATGCTTCAGGCAGTCCGGCTCTAGGAGAGTACCCAATTATTGACCTAAATATTGATCAAGTTAAAGTTGGGAGTTTTAAATCCTTATCAAATACTTTGCAGGTTTTTGCTTATAAACACCCCAGTAAATTATTACCTAAGGATATCAAGCTAGTTTTTGCTAATGATAAGTATTCAGCAGCAAGTAATGAAGACCGAAACTTACTGGTTGATAAGATCGTTTTGGATGGCGTGACGTACGAAACTGAAGCCCCGAGTGTATATAGTAGTGGTGCCTGGTCATCGACGCTTAAAGCTTGTGCGACTGGTTATTTGAAAACGCAAAAACTGGCTTGCAATGGCTATTTTCAATTTTAGGGAAAATTAGTTAGGAATGGGCCAGCCTAATTCTTTTTTTATTTCTAACACTGCTTTTCCATATTGCTCTTTACTTAATTGGTTATTTAAAATGCAATACTTCTTATTGCTTAGACCTACGCAGCCAAAACAATCAGAACATTGGCTACACTGAAAACAGTAATAGCAATTTGTACATTGACCACAATCAAATAAATAAGCACAGTTGTAGCTTCTAGCTGTATTGACAGTTTCATAGCATAATTCCTGGTTGATGCCGGCAAAATAAATATCCCAGCAATTTTTACTATAACCACCAATATTGATATAGCCGCAATCTTCAAGGTAGTACGTGTTAAAACTCCAGAAACTATTTTTACAATTATTGATGTAGTCCCCGTACGGACAATTTTCAGTATTAAATTGATTATTGGCAGGTTTAGGGATTTTTTTGTCCAAAGCAGCAACTTTTTTGGCAATTGATTTAGCTGATGTTGATTTTAATATTGCTATTTTGGCTTTATAAGTAGTTTGAGTATATTGCTTGTTAAAAATACAATACGATTTATGAAAAAGTCCAACACAAGCAAAGCAATCGTTGCAGTTCATGCAAGAACGACAGCGGAAACAGTCATTGCATAAAACACAATTGTAAAGATAGGCAGAACTATAGCATTTATTGCTTTCAACTAGCTCATAGCCAAGTTCGGATTCTGTAGCAAAGTCACAATCAACTAAATCACTTCCTAAACAGTTATCGCAGTAGTAGCCTCTATTGAGTTGAAAGCAATTAAAACAATACTTACAATCATTTGATTGATAAACCCAATCACAATAACTAATAGGTTGATCATAAGGAAATATATTAACTGCTGGAACCGGAACAGATTTTTTAAGAGTTTGGAATTTTTGTAAAAAATTAATTAGCATATAGCTAGTGTTTGAGTGGCCAGCCTAATTCTTTTTTAATTTCTAAAACTGCTTTTTCATATTGCTCTTTACTTAGTTGGTTATTTAAAATGCAATACTTCTTATTTTTTAATCCAATACAGCCAAAACAATCAGAGCAATTTTGACAATCAGAACAATAGTAGCAATTAGTGCAATAGCTACAATAATTAGTATAAGCACAATGGTATAGGGATCCACCCCCACCACAATCATAAGAAAGTTCAATCACATCTTTACCTATCTCTTTGGTACTGCCAGCTGAATAGCTTAAATCCCAGCAATCTTTAGCTAAACCACTAAGATAGAGATAACCACAGCGTTGAGAGTAATAAGCGCTAAAAGCCCAATAGACATCTTGGCAATGATGCATATAGTCACCATATGGGCAATTTTCATTGCTTTGTTGAAAACTAGCTGGTTGAGGAATACTAGCTGTTAGTTTTTTCAGTTTATCAAGTTGCTCTTGAATACTATTAAACCTAAGTTGAGAGACTTGATTTTCATACTCTTGTTTTGAGAATTGCTTATTAAAAAGGCAGTAAGTTTTGTGATTAAGACCCACACAGCCAAAGCAATCGCTACAAGCCACGCATTGATTACAGAAAGAGCAGGATCGACAAGAAGTCAGATTTTGAGAGTAAAAACAATTAAATGATTCGATACATTCTGTGCATTCATAGCAAAGTTCGCAAAGCAAACAATTACTGCAATCAACCAATGTTTTGCCAGCAGAATCATTGCAGTAAAAACAATTATCCCCATTCATCATCAAAAAACAAAATTGGCAATTTTGGCTATTGTGGGTATAGTCAACATTTTGGCAGTTTTGAGGATTAGTAACTCTGACTGCCGGAATGGGGATAGATTTAAGTAGTGCTTGGTATTTTGTCAAAAAATTGATTGGCATATAGCTAGTGTTTGAGTGGCCAGCCTAATTCTTTTTTTATTTCTAACACTGCTTTTTCATATTGCTCTTTGTTTAGTTGGTTATTTAAAATGCAATACTTTTTATTGCTTAGACCTACACAGCCAAAACAATCGCTGCAGTTTTTACAGCCGAAACAATAAAAACAACTATTACAATGATTGAGGTATGTGCCGAAAGAGCAATTATAATTACTTGCTCCTCCAACCATTTCATAAACAAATTCATCGGTTATAGCAGTTAGATCTCCAGTTTCTGAACCTCCTCCTCCAGAGAATGTCATGTCCCAGCCATTTCTAACAGTTCCGCAGTCAAAGAGGTAACCGGAGTTTTCTGAATAAAAGGTATTAAATCCCCAATAAATATTTTGAGAATTGTTTAAATAATCACCATAAGGGCAATTGACATTATTATGTTGCCGGCTTTGCGGTTGGGGTGTAGCTGTAAAAATAGCTTGCATTTTAGCTTGATTTTGCGAAGCTGATAATTTTTGAGCTTGAACCAGTTCTTTTTCGTAAGCATCTTTATCCAGTTGTTTATTAAAAAAACAATACTGTTTATTACTTAAAGAAACGCAGCCAAAACAATTTTGACAATTGTTACAATTAGCGCAGAAATGGCAATCTTGACAATTAATACAATCAGCTAAATAGGTAGAATTATAACAATTAGTGACTTGGCAACATTCGTAACAAAACTCAGAAAAGATAGCTAAATCACAATCAAGTAAATGTTTACCCACGCTAAGAGTAGAATAGGTGGCATGCTCTGAGGCCATGACAGTAAAAGTGTGATAGCAGTGTTTGCTAAAATGGGTATAGTCAACCATTTTACAATCTTCAAGTTGGGTAATTCTGACAGCTGGAATAGGGACAGATTTTCTTAAAGTCTCGTATTTTTGTAAGAAGTTAATTGACATGAATTTTATTGTCATTCTGAGCGATATTGACTAGTGCAGAGCGAAGAGTCTTTTTGGTTTCTGAAGCCAAAGATCTTTCGCTTTGCTCAAGATGACACAATAACTAAACTTTAGTTAGGTCAACATTAGCCCGGAAATCAGCATAGCAATCCAGGCAATAAACGGTATAGCCTTTTTTCGGATTAACGGTGGTAACCATTTCTTTACCGCATTTAGCACAAGGATATTTGTAAAATTGGCGGTCGTTGCGTTGCTCCATCCGCAGCTCATGACGACAACTAGGGCAATTAACCGGTTCTGGCAAGCCCATTTTATCCAAAAATTTTTTTTCTTCGGCAATAACCTTAAATTGTTTGTGACAACGTTGGCAAACTTTAGCCATAGAATATGCTCATTTCGGCTTAAAGTGGAGTATTTTTATCAATAATATCTCTCAGTAAGTTCGAGATGACGCATGCAAATTATTATATTAAAGGTTCTTCAAAACTTGGTTTGAATTGAGTTTCATCTGCGATCAGATTAATCGTTTCTTGATTTTCTTGCAAGCTTCGATTGATTTGACTTCGCGGGACTCCATAATTTTGCCTGGAAAGCTCGATAATTTCGCTAGCAAAACTTTTCTGAACCTGAGGCATATCTAGGGTTTTAGCAGAAAAAGGAGTACTAGATTTACCATCAATGGAAATTTTAGTGTAAATATCCCGGACATTAAGGTTAATCAAATCATCGGTTTTTATGCCGGGAGTAAACTCTTTGGCAAGAAAACGAGCATCTTCAGGTCCAACCCTGAAGCTAACAAAAGAACCCACATTGCCAAAGACTGTTTTCCGGATTGGTTCACTAAGCTGGTCCAAATACTGATGAGCAATGGTTAGAGATAAATTAAATTTACGGGCTTCGGAGAGGATTTGGTTAAAAGCTTCGGTAGCAAAATGTTGAAATTCATCAACATAAAGATAAAACGGTTGACGGTCAGCCTCAGCCAGAGAAACTCGAGCCATGGTAGCTTCCTGGATTTTGGAAACGAGCATTGAGCCAAGTAGAGCGGTATTTTCTTCACCCAGTTTGCCTTTGGCAATATTGACAATCACAATCTTATGATTTTGCATCGCTTGGTAAAAATCAAAGCCTGATCGTTTTTGTCCAACTGTGTAGCGGATATAATCATTGGCAATAAATTGGCCAACTTGATTGATAATAGGAATAATGGCCTCATTGTCAAACTTTTCGTTCCAAGCGGCAAACTCATGAGTCCAAAAGTTTTTAACGACTGGATTTTGGACCTTGGCAATAACATCATGACGAAAATCGGTTTCAGTTAAAAGCCTGACAATGTCAATGACGGTGGCATCACCAGCTTCAACTAAAGCCAGAACTATAAACCTAAGCATGTGTTCAAGACGGTTGGTCCAGTTGTGAGCAAAGAGTTTTTTGAAAATGCCAATAAAACCAGTGACCACCTGATCTTTGGCTTCAGGACTATGACACTCTAGGGGGTTAAAACCAATAGGCCGATCCAGGTCAGCTGGATTGAAATAAATGACATCACCCACTCGATTTTGAGGAATAAAGTGCAAAACTTCACCAGCCAAATCACCATGGGGATCAATTAAGCAAAGACCATAACCATTGTAAATATCAGAAAGAGCCAAAAGCTCGATCAATTTACTTTTGCCCATACCGGTTTTGCCGACAATATAAAGGTGACGGTTACGGTCGTTACGTTTAATTCCAAAGCTTATAAAAGTATCACGATAGTTGCTTTGGCCAAAGACCGAAAGATTGGCATCACCTAAAAATTGACCCTTAGGTAAATTGTGAGGTGGTTCCAATTTTTTTGACTGCGCTTTATCAACTTCGCCGATCTTCAGCTTTTCATCAGGAAAATGGTATAAAGCGCTAATTTCTTTGGCATTTAAAATAAAAGGTTTCTGATCAAGTTTTCTATCTTTGAAATACTCAAGCTGCTCCACAGCATTGGCTTTAGGGTTTTTCTGCAGGGCATTTAAATCGCTATTATCAAGCTT
The sequence above is a segment of the Candidatus Beckwithbacteria bacterium genome. Coding sequences within it:
- a CDS encoding S8 family serine peptidase; this encodes MSKTSLWLGLVFLAAFLMTSFYLLTPQVFAKSNQNTNQIIVKYKEDKTPKILKGVVNFLKNRRQIAEKNQKLNSLKNMYVIEASAETLEETIKDLETDENVEYAVPDRELNADIIISDPYYTDYYQWYLRNPNYLDMNKIWEQQASSSAVMAIIDTGIDLSHEDLQANLWINHNEVDNNGIDDDGNGYIDDIYGWNSYNDTNDIRDDVGHGTAVYSVAAATANNNLGIVGMAWTGKVMVIKANYPGSSTFNTSSILKAIAYASSFPEVKVINLSLGATVSNQAEQDAITDIVDQNKIVVVASVGNNSADAIHFPAGYSGVLGASAYSKTDFAYFSNYGFGVDLAAPGDDIYTAKPSNSYGFNDGTSFASPMIGALGFLYAQKHPDYSALQIVEILKNFTKPPFGQSNIAPEWWNSRWGYGRISSDGWENNCNGGENIKTEALIKSYDLEFELEDQYPLYPEGAISSLQTIAINGWATSNNLINYKLEWGEGIEPISWSDSGISLVNNGTGGISNGLLGVFDLRQIPESGVYTLRLIINGEADCLGNIVGQDRIKLVIEKQYSVSGKIKNLSGAPIRVPVVFYTDYANKIYEKFAWSNEDTGEYVNNELSSGVYIVAPHIFGEETYEPEFWSITLDSANTQWKDINFIQQTGTPPSPTPTSTPTPTPTPTPAQTCTDSDGGKDYLVKGTGSGWNTDTEFVGFYDTCYQDYWANLVSSCTGDTCYLAEKYCQDQYVKTELWVPCAYGCSDGACLPEPTPTPTPAPTCADTDGGLNYAQKGHISGTGLGCNNSGWDDFCYGDILQEAHCGSLNQCFTDAYTCPYGCSDGACLPEPTPTPTPIPNSKVVIYAQGTQVDNVYPSMALEIKGTRVKTFTNISSYKAYEYQHNAPITASDITLRFLNDTSTSTQDRNLRVDKIILDGMTYETEDYSTFSVGSWSSFNGCGQGYKQSEWLHCNGTFSFDSDANSSILQIYASGSPALGEYPIIDLNIDQVKVGSFKSLSNTLQVFAYKHPSKLLPKDIKLVFANDKYSAASNEDRNLLVDKIVLDGVTYETEAPSVYSSGAWSSTLKACATGYLKTQKLACNGYFQF
- a CDS encoding zinc-binding protein; translated protein: MAKVCQRCHKQFKVIAEEKKFLDKMGLPEPVNCPSCRHELRMEQRNDRQFYKYPCAKCGKEMVTTVNPKKGYTVYCLDCYADFRANVDLTKV
- a CDS encoding type IV secretion system DNA-binding domain-containing protein; its protein translation is MEPPHNLPKGQFLGDANLSVFGQSNYRDTFISFGIKRNDRNRHLYIVGKTGMGKSKLIELLALSDIYNGYGLCLIDPHGDLAGEVLHFIPQNRVGDVIYFNPADLDRPIGFNPLECHSPEAKDQVVTGFIGIFKKLFAHNWTNRLEHMLRFIVLALVEAGDATVIDIVRLLTETDFRHDVIAKVQNPVVKNFWTHEFAAWNEKFDNEAIIPIINQVGQFIANDYIRYTVGQKRSGFDFYQAMQNHKIVIVNIAKGKLGEENTALLGSMLVSKIQEATMARVSLAEADRQPFYLYVDEFQHFATEAFNQILSEARKFNLSLTIAHQYLDQLSEPIRKTVFGNVGSFVSFRVGPEDARFLAKEFTPGIKTDDLINLNVRDIYTKISIDGKSSTPFSAKTLDMPQVQKSFASEIIELSRQNYGVPRSQINRSLQENQETINLIADETQFKPSFEEPLI